The following proteins are co-located in the Silene latifolia isolate original U9 population chromosome 1, ASM4854445v1, whole genome shotgun sequence genome:
- the LOC141604360 gene encoding LEAF RUST 10 DISEASE-RESISTANCE LOCUS RECEPTOR-LIKE PROTEIN KINASE-like 2.4, whose protein sequence is MDTTYIIFLVALTILPATQCQQSDEFSICSKTFNCGNITGLSYPFYGEDRPQYCGHPKFELLGCNQSIEPIHMMILSQKFYVVGINIMSSTMNVSREDYYKGSGCPSSTLTNITIDFSIFQYTPSDTNISLFYDCASKCRFYPCPVSGGKSNPVCFMTQKMMVQGNISGVICPNNLFLPVHVSDNIAMDEEQGYLPTASVDGFELKWSADNVLCEECLYTRGQCGHDTNSNKFVCFCPNGSNCPGPIIKRRHRKLHIVLLACFSASGVCIVLSLLLYVKRRRNASKDRELQERKVDVEAFLRSHGSSGPKRYTYTDLKKITNSFQNKLGQGGYGTVYKGRLQNGNLVAVKMLHKSKGDTEEFINEVASIGNTNHVNVVKLFGFCYSGHKRALVYEYMSNGSLEKFLFTGNNYHSLGLEILFEIAIGVARGLEYLHRGCNTRILHFDIKPHNILLDDNFCPKISDFGLAKSCPQKDSIILSISEARGTAGYIAPEVFLKSFGGVSHKSDVYSYGMLVLEMVGCRRKANVEGELSSEQHFPQWIYNQLEPGEETNQEGIVSSEEIEMQRKMIIVSLWCVQTNPSSRPAMSKVVEMLEGGLDLQIPAASALLSASLRSQH, encoded by the exons ATGGATACCACCTACATCATTTTTCTGGTGGCCTTAACCATCCTTCCTGCAACACAATGTCAACAAAGCGACGAGTTCAGTATATGTAGTAAAACATTCAATTGTGGGAATATAACAGGTTTAAGCTACCCATTCTATGGTGAAGATAGGCCACAGTATTGCGGTCATCCTAAGTTCGAGCTCTTGGGCTGTAACCAATCTATTGAGCCTATTCATATGATGATCTTATCACAAAAGTTTTACGTGGTAGGCATCAACATCATGTCTTCTACCATGAATGTTTCTAGGGAAGACTACTACAAAGGGTCTGGATGCCCATCCTCCACTCTAACCAATATTACAATCGATTTCTCTATCTTTCAGTACACGCCTTCAGATACAAACATATCCCTTTTCTATGATTGTGCCTCGAAATGCCGATTTTACCCTTGTCCTGTAAGTGGAGGAAAGTCTAACCCAGTTTGTTTCATGACTCAAAAAATGATGGTCCAAGGTAACATCTCCGGTGTTATATGCCCCAACAATCTTTTCCTTCCAGTTCACGTTTCAGATAACATAGCTATGGACGAAGAACAAGGTTACTTGCCTACAGCTTCTGTGGATGGTTTCGAGCTTAAATGGAGTGCAGACAATGTCTTATGTGAAGAGTGTCTTTACACACGAGGGCAATGTGGCCATGATACCAACTCGAATAAGTTCGTCTGCTTTTGCCCCAATGGCTCCAACTGCCCAG GACCAATAATAAAGAGGAGGCACAGAAAGCTCCATATCGTACTACTCG CTTGTTTCTCAGCGTCAGGGGTGTGCATTGTACTAAGTTTACTCCTGTATgtcaaaagaagaagaaacgcTTCAAAAGACCGAGAATTACAGGAAAGAAAGGTTGATGTCGAGGCTTTTCTGAGAAGTCATGGATCTTCAGGTCCAAAAAGATATACATATACTGATCTTAAGAAGATCACAAATTCCTTTCAAAACAAACTTGGTCAAGGAGGATATGGCACCGTCTACAAAGGACGGCTTCAAAATGGCAACCTAGTTGCAGTAAAGATGCTACACAAATCTAAAGGAGATACAGAGGAGTTTATTAATGAAGTTGCAAGTATCGGAAATACCAATCATGTAAATGTGGTCAAGCTCTTTGGGTTTTGTTATTCGGGTCATAAACGAGCTCTTGTGTACGAGTACATGTCCAATGGATCTCTAGAAAAGTTCCTATTCACAGGCAACAACTATCATTCACTCGGATTGGAAATATTATTCGAAATTGCTATTGGAGTCGCAAGAGGATTAGAGTATCTACACCGAGGGTGTAACACTAGGATATTACACTTTGACATTAAGCCTCACAACATTCTTTTAGATGACAACTTTTGCCCAAAGATTTCCGACTTTGGACTAGCCAAGTCTTGCCCGCAAAAAGACAGTATTATACTATCGATCTCTGAAGCACGGGGAACAGCAGGGTACATTGCTCCAGAGGTATTCCTTAAGAGTTTTGGTGGTGTCTCCCACAAATCAGATGTATATAGTTATGGGATGTTGGTCCTAGAGATGGTTGGTTGTAGAAGAAAAGCTAATGTTGAAGGTGAACTTAGTAGCGAACAACATTTTCCTCAGTGGATATACAATCAGCTTGAACCCGGGGAGGAGACTAACCAAGAAGGGATCGTAAGCAGTGAGGAAATAGAAATGCAAAGAAAGATGATTATAGTGAGCTTATGGTGTGTACAGACCAATCCTTCGAGCCGACCAGCTATGAGTAAAGTGGTGGAAATGCTCGAAGGAGGCCTTGATTTACAAATCCCGGCAGCATCCGCCCTATTATCAGCTTCTCTAAGGTCACAACACTAG
- the LOC141604323 gene encoding LEAF RUST 10 DISEASE-RESISTANCE LOCUS RECEPTOR-LIKE PROTEIN KINASE-like 2.4 isoform X2 gives MNFFYNLPLIILYLLIFVFPICFSSSSLQWYNSCGTNFTCGSVSVGFPFWGTSSRPKECGYPEFELSCEGEIKSTIQIAETKFYVLDIDQTAKSLKIARQDLSEGLCLTNFQNTTMNFDRFYYPQASHNITLLYECPPPPGETPKYSGQFYCNINGINETIGYCQSGATGPNGCSKSVVVPVQASLEADILNGTLDLSTSLDKGFVVNYKVSEEDQDLCSSCNVSKGRCGFNSSKNDATCFCPDGTYGDVPCGNKSQVSGLCSSKNDATCRSSQPRSIKQKRSRKLYIMLLACFSVIGGVCMLLIVLCYVKRKRSSNDRDQEVSQQERKVDVEAFLRSHGSSGPKRYTYTDLKRITNSFKNKIGQGGYGSVYKGQLQNGNLVAVKMLHKSKGDTREFINEVASIGNTNHVNVVKLIGFCYSGHRRALVYEYMSNGSLEKFLFKGNNYHLLGLEMLFKIAIGVARGLEYLHRGCNTRILHFDIKPHNILLDENFCPKISDFGLAKSYPQRDSSTLSITEARGTVGYIAPEVFLKSFGGVSHKSDVYSYGMLVLEMVGCRRKANVEGELSSEQHFPQWIYNQLEQGEETNEEGILSSEEIELQRKMMIVSLWCAKTNPHRRPAMSKVVEMLEGAVELEAPDASSLSASPRSQTIPDQLVLNAVNK, from the exons ATGAACTTTTTTTATAACTTGCCTCTAATAATACTTTATCTCTTGATATTTGTTTTTCCTATATGTTTCAGCAGTAGTAGCCTACAATGGTATAATAGTTGTGGGACAAACTTTACTTGTGGCAGTGTAAGTGTTGGTTTTCCGTTTTGGGGAACTAGTTCGAGGCCAAAGGAATGCGGGTATCCTGAATTTGAGCTCAGCTGTGAGGGTGAAATCAAGTCGACCATCCAAATTGCGGAAACCAAATTTTACGTGTTAGATATCGATCAAACTGCTAAAAGCCTCAAGATAGCGAGGCAGGATTTGAGTGAGGGGCTTTGCTTGACGAATTTTCAAAACACAACCATGAATTTCGACCGATTTTATTACCCTCAAGCATCACATAACATCACACTTTTATATGAGTGCCCTCCTCCTCCTGGTGAAACTCCTAAGTATTCGGGTCAATTTTATTGCAACATTAATGGTATTAATGAGACAATTGGATACTGTCAATCCGGAGCTACTGGCCCAAATGGATGTAGTAAGAGTGTTGTGGTTCCAGTTCAAGCATCATTAGAGGCAGATATACTAAACGGTACCTTGGATTTGAGTACAAGTCTTGATAAGGGGTTTGTAGTAAATTACAAGGTATCAGAAGAGGATCAAGATTTGTGCAGTAGTTGTAATGTGTCCAAGGGTCGATGTGGCTTCAATTCGAGCAAGAATGATGCTACTTGTTTTTGCCCTGATGGAACTTATGGAGATGTACCTTGTGGAAATAAATCACAGGTTTCAGGTTTGTGTTCGAGCAAGAATGATGCTACTTGTCGCTCATCCCAACCAC GATCAATAAAACAGAAGAGGAGCAGAAAGCTCTACATTATGCTGCTAG CTTGTTTCTCGGTAATAGGGGGGGTGTGCATGCTCCTAATTGTACTCTGCTATGTCAAAAGAAAGCGCTCGTCAAACGACCGAGACCAAGAGGTTTCTCAACAAGAAAGAAAGGTTGATGTTGAGGCTTTTCTGAGAAGTCATGGATCTTCAGGTCCAAAAAGATATACATATACTGATCTCAAGAGAATCACTAACTCCTTTAAAAACAAAATTGGTCAAGGAGGATATGGCTCTGTCTATAAAGGACAGCTTCAAAATGGCAATCTAGTTGCAGTAAAGATGCTACACAAATCTAAAGGAGATACAAGGGAGTTTATAAATGAGGTAGCAAGTATCGGAAATACCAACCATGTAAATGTTGTCAAGCTTATTGGATTTTGCTATTCGGGTCATAGACGAGCTCTTGTGTACGAGTACATGTCCAATGGATCTCTAGAAAAGTTCCTGTTCAAGGGCAACAACTATCATTTACTTGGATTGGAAATGTTGTTTAAGATTGCAATTGGAGTCGCTAGAGGGCTAGAGTATCTACACCGAGGGTGTAACACTAGGATATTACATTTTGACATTAAGCCTCACAACATTCTTTTAGATGAGAATTTTTGCCCAAAGATTTCCGACTTTGGACTTGCCAAGTCTTACCCGCAAAGAGACAGTAGTACACTATCGATCACTGAAGCACGGGGAACAGTGGGGTACATTGCTCCGGAGGTATTTCTTAAGAGTTTTGGTGGTGTCTCCCACAAATCAGATGTATATAGTTATGGGATGTTGGTCCTAGAAATGGTTGGTTGTAGAAGAAAAGCTAATGTTGAAGGTGAACTTAGTAGCGAACAACATTTTCCTCAGTGGATATACAATCAGCTTGAACAAGGTGAGGAGACTAACGAAGAAGGGATTTTAAGCAGCGAGGAAATCGAACTGcaaaggaagatgatgatagtaaGTTTATGGTGTGCAAAGACCAACCCACATAGACGACCAGCAATGAGTAAAGTTGTGGAAATGCTCGAAGGCGCCGTTGAGTTAGAAGCTCCTGACGCATCTTCACTATCTGCTTCTCCAAGGTCACAGACAATTCCAGATCAATTGGTCTTAAATGCAGTAAATAAGTAA
- the LOC141604323 gene encoding LEAF RUST 10 DISEASE-RESISTANCE LOCUS RECEPTOR-LIKE PROTEIN KINASE-like 2.4 isoform X1, with product MNFFYNLPLIILYLLIFVFPICFSSSSLQWYNSCGTNFTCGSVSVGFPFWGTSSRPKECGYPEFELSCEGEIKSTIQIAETKFYVLDIDQTAKSLKIARQDLSEGLCLTNFQNTTMNFDRFYYPQASHNITLLYECPPPPGETPKYSGQFYCNINGINETIGYCQSGATGPNGCSKSVVVPVQASLEADILNGTLDLSTSLDKGFVVNYKVSEEDQDLCSSCNVSKGRCGFNSSKNDATCFCPDGTYGDVPCGNKSQVSGLCSSKNDATCRSSQPQLRSIYKTSKRQEYTEKIKKLGGSIKQKRSRKLYIMLLACFSVIGGVCMLLIVLCYVKRKRSSNDRDQEVSQQERKVDVEAFLRSHGSSGPKRYTYTDLKRITNSFKNKIGQGGYGSVYKGQLQNGNLVAVKMLHKSKGDTREFINEVASIGNTNHVNVVKLIGFCYSGHRRALVYEYMSNGSLEKFLFKGNNYHLLGLEMLFKIAIGVARGLEYLHRGCNTRILHFDIKPHNILLDENFCPKISDFGLAKSYPQRDSSTLSITEARGTVGYIAPEVFLKSFGGVSHKSDVYSYGMLVLEMVGCRRKANVEGELSSEQHFPQWIYNQLEQGEETNEEGILSSEEIELQRKMMIVSLWCAKTNPHRRPAMSKVVEMLEGAVELEAPDASSLSASPRSQTIPDQLVLNAVNK from the exons ATGAACTTTTTTTATAACTTGCCTCTAATAATACTTTATCTCTTGATATTTGTTTTTCCTATATGTTTCAGCAGTAGTAGCCTACAATGGTATAATAGTTGTGGGACAAACTTTACTTGTGGCAGTGTAAGTGTTGGTTTTCCGTTTTGGGGAACTAGTTCGAGGCCAAAGGAATGCGGGTATCCTGAATTTGAGCTCAGCTGTGAGGGTGAAATCAAGTCGACCATCCAAATTGCGGAAACCAAATTTTACGTGTTAGATATCGATCAAACTGCTAAAAGCCTCAAGATAGCGAGGCAGGATTTGAGTGAGGGGCTTTGCTTGACGAATTTTCAAAACACAACCATGAATTTCGACCGATTTTATTACCCTCAAGCATCACATAACATCACACTTTTATATGAGTGCCCTCCTCCTCCTGGTGAAACTCCTAAGTATTCGGGTCAATTTTATTGCAACATTAATGGTATTAATGAGACAATTGGATACTGTCAATCCGGAGCTACTGGCCCAAATGGATGTAGTAAGAGTGTTGTGGTTCCAGTTCAAGCATCATTAGAGGCAGATATACTAAACGGTACCTTGGATTTGAGTACAAGTCTTGATAAGGGGTTTGTAGTAAATTACAAGGTATCAGAAGAGGATCAAGATTTGTGCAGTAGTTGTAATGTGTCCAAGGGTCGATGTGGCTTCAATTCGAGCAAGAATGATGCTACTTGTTTTTGCCCTGATGGAACTTATGGAGATGTACCTTGTGGAAATAAATCACAGGTTTCAGGTTTGTGTTCGAGCAAGAATGATGCTACTTGTCGCTCATCCCAACCAC AGTTGAGGAGTATATATAAAACTTCAAAAAGGCAGGAGTACACAGAGAAAATCAAAAAACTCGGGG GATCAATAAAACAGAAGAGGAGCAGAAAGCTCTACATTATGCTGCTAG CTTGTTTCTCGGTAATAGGGGGGGTGTGCATGCTCCTAATTGTACTCTGCTATGTCAAAAGAAAGCGCTCGTCAAACGACCGAGACCAAGAGGTTTCTCAACAAGAAAGAAAGGTTGATGTTGAGGCTTTTCTGAGAAGTCATGGATCTTCAGGTCCAAAAAGATATACATATACTGATCTCAAGAGAATCACTAACTCCTTTAAAAACAAAATTGGTCAAGGAGGATATGGCTCTGTCTATAAAGGACAGCTTCAAAATGGCAATCTAGTTGCAGTAAAGATGCTACACAAATCTAAAGGAGATACAAGGGAGTTTATAAATGAGGTAGCAAGTATCGGAAATACCAACCATGTAAATGTTGTCAAGCTTATTGGATTTTGCTATTCGGGTCATAGACGAGCTCTTGTGTACGAGTACATGTCCAATGGATCTCTAGAAAAGTTCCTGTTCAAGGGCAACAACTATCATTTACTTGGATTGGAAATGTTGTTTAAGATTGCAATTGGAGTCGCTAGAGGGCTAGAGTATCTACACCGAGGGTGTAACACTAGGATATTACATTTTGACATTAAGCCTCACAACATTCTTTTAGATGAGAATTTTTGCCCAAAGATTTCCGACTTTGGACTTGCCAAGTCTTACCCGCAAAGAGACAGTAGTACACTATCGATCACTGAAGCACGGGGAACAGTGGGGTACATTGCTCCGGAGGTATTTCTTAAGAGTTTTGGTGGTGTCTCCCACAAATCAGATGTATATAGTTATGGGATGTTGGTCCTAGAAATGGTTGGTTGTAGAAGAAAAGCTAATGTTGAAGGTGAACTTAGTAGCGAACAACATTTTCCTCAGTGGATATACAATCAGCTTGAACAAGGTGAGGAGACTAACGAAGAAGGGATTTTAAGCAGCGAGGAAATCGAACTGcaaaggaagatgatgatagtaaGTTTATGGTGTGCAAAGACCAACCCACATAGACGACCAGCAATGAGTAAAGTTGTGGAAATGCTCGAAGGCGCCGTTGAGTTAGAAGCTCCTGACGCATCTTCACTATCTGCTTCTCCAAGGTCACAGACAATTCCAGATCAATTGGTCTTAAATGCAGTAAATAAGTAA
- the LOC141604323 gene encoding LEAF RUST 10 DISEASE-RESISTANCE LOCUS RECEPTOR-LIKE PROTEIN KINASE-like 2.4 isoform X3 encodes MNFFYNLPLIILYLLIFVFPICFSSSSLQWYNSCGTNFTCGSVSVGFPFWGTSSRPKECGYPEFELSCEGEIKSTIQIAETKFYVLDIDQTAKSLKIARQDLSEGLCLTNFQNTTMNFDRFYYPQASHNITLLYECPPPPGETPKYSGQFYCNINGINETIGYCQSGATGPNGCSKSVVVPVQASLEADILNGTLDLSTSLDKGFVVNYKVSEEDQDLCSSCNVSKGRCGFNSSKNDATCFCPDGTYGDVPCGNKSQVSGLCSSKNDATCRSSQPPCFSVIGGVCMLLIVLCYVKRKRSSNDRDQEVSQQERKVDVEAFLRSHGSSGPKRYTYTDLKRITNSFKNKIGQGGYGSVYKGQLQNGNLVAVKMLHKSKGDTREFINEVASIGNTNHVNVVKLIGFCYSGHRRALVYEYMSNGSLEKFLFKGNNYHLLGLEMLFKIAIGVARGLEYLHRGCNTRILHFDIKPHNILLDENFCPKISDFGLAKSYPQRDSSTLSITEARGTVGYIAPEVFLKSFGGVSHKSDVYSYGMLVLEMVGCRRKANVEGELSSEQHFPQWIYNQLEQGEETNEEGILSSEEIELQRKMMIVSLWCAKTNPHRRPAMSKVVEMLEGAVELEAPDASSLSASPRSQTIPDQLVLNAVNK; translated from the exons ATGAACTTTTTTTATAACTTGCCTCTAATAATACTTTATCTCTTGATATTTGTTTTTCCTATATGTTTCAGCAGTAGTAGCCTACAATGGTATAATAGTTGTGGGACAAACTTTACTTGTGGCAGTGTAAGTGTTGGTTTTCCGTTTTGGGGAACTAGTTCGAGGCCAAAGGAATGCGGGTATCCTGAATTTGAGCTCAGCTGTGAGGGTGAAATCAAGTCGACCATCCAAATTGCGGAAACCAAATTTTACGTGTTAGATATCGATCAAACTGCTAAAAGCCTCAAGATAGCGAGGCAGGATTTGAGTGAGGGGCTTTGCTTGACGAATTTTCAAAACACAACCATGAATTTCGACCGATTTTATTACCCTCAAGCATCACATAACATCACACTTTTATATGAGTGCCCTCCTCCTCCTGGTGAAACTCCTAAGTATTCGGGTCAATTTTATTGCAACATTAATGGTATTAATGAGACAATTGGATACTGTCAATCCGGAGCTACTGGCCCAAATGGATGTAGTAAGAGTGTTGTGGTTCCAGTTCAAGCATCATTAGAGGCAGATATACTAAACGGTACCTTGGATTTGAGTACAAGTCTTGATAAGGGGTTTGTAGTAAATTACAAGGTATCAGAAGAGGATCAAGATTTGTGCAGTAGTTGTAATGTGTCCAAGGGTCGATGTGGCTTCAATTCGAGCAAGAATGATGCTACTTGTTTTTGCCCTGATGGAACTTATGGAGATGTACCTTGTGGAAATAAATCACAGGTTTCAGGTTTGTGTTCGAGCAAGAATGATGCTACTTGTCGCTCATCCCAACCAC CTTGTTTCTCGGTAATAGGGGGGGTGTGCATGCTCCTAATTGTACTCTGCTATGTCAAAAGAAAGCGCTCGTCAAACGACCGAGACCAAGAGGTTTCTCAACAAGAAAGAAAGGTTGATGTTGAGGCTTTTCTGAGAAGTCATGGATCTTCAGGTCCAAAAAGATATACATATACTGATCTCAAGAGAATCACTAACTCCTTTAAAAACAAAATTGGTCAAGGAGGATATGGCTCTGTCTATAAAGGACAGCTTCAAAATGGCAATCTAGTTGCAGTAAAGATGCTACACAAATCTAAAGGAGATACAAGGGAGTTTATAAATGAGGTAGCAAGTATCGGAAATACCAACCATGTAAATGTTGTCAAGCTTATTGGATTTTGCTATTCGGGTCATAGACGAGCTCTTGTGTACGAGTACATGTCCAATGGATCTCTAGAAAAGTTCCTGTTCAAGGGCAACAACTATCATTTACTTGGATTGGAAATGTTGTTTAAGATTGCAATTGGAGTCGCTAGAGGGCTAGAGTATCTACACCGAGGGTGTAACACTAGGATATTACATTTTGACATTAAGCCTCACAACATTCTTTTAGATGAGAATTTTTGCCCAAAGATTTCCGACTTTGGACTTGCCAAGTCTTACCCGCAAAGAGACAGTAGTACACTATCGATCACTGAAGCACGGGGAACAGTGGGGTACATTGCTCCGGAGGTATTTCTTAAGAGTTTTGGTGGTGTCTCCCACAAATCAGATGTATATAGTTATGGGATGTTGGTCCTAGAAATGGTTGGTTGTAGAAGAAAAGCTAATGTTGAAGGTGAACTTAGTAGCGAACAACATTTTCCTCAGTGGATATACAATCAGCTTGAACAAGGTGAGGAGACTAACGAAGAAGGGATTTTAAGCAGCGAGGAAATCGAACTGcaaaggaagatgatgatagtaaGTTTATGGTGTGCAAAGACCAACCCACATAGACGACCAGCAATGAGTAAAGTTGTGGAAATGCTCGAAGGCGCCGTTGAGTTAGAAGCTCCTGACGCATCTTCACTATCTGCTTCTCCAAGGTCACAGACAATTCCAGATCAATTGGTCTTAAATGCAGTAAATAAGTAA